One Acidobacteriota bacterium genomic region harbors:
- a CDS encoding polysaccharide biosynthesis tyrosine autokinase yields the protein MTLKERLELALAPKTLAGGGVEAEAEDRIRLQDYWRSVRKRLWMIVGIAALVTMLVTIYMARKPDIYQAQGLVQIDLEDLNPALSGATKNSSVVVNSQVNDPAYFNTQLRILTSPGLLRRVVKTLDLEHSDSFNNPKATNQRSTWQNLMRMVGLGDKAKTKAQAEDNLPLTSEVAPATSNTDLAEAERYQPYVKDLLEDLQVEPVIEKRMGFGRDSTRLIEIRYKHYDPRLAAKVVNAVADVLAQSNLERKAEKNVSTGSFLQKRIAELQAQIRSGEERLIDYAKSKEILSLDASQNTVVERLIGLNKALLEAENERKLAETAYQAALAPGAASALAEENTSKQIIDVRTRLAELWQKRAQLLVENTEEWPEVKEVTQQISILEKEIEQSRDRSTNVLLTNLGTRYRQTLAREQALRTDFNKQRGETLAQNEAAVNYRIIQQEIETNKNLLNGLLQSYRENAVVLAGVYNNVHIIDYAVAPDKPTGPKRLQGAALALLLSLPTGIGLALLLEHFNDTVRSVEDVETKLRLSAMAAIPIAKGSRFSNGRSELLLNRAENNYLMAEAYRQLRTAVLLSTPGHAPKTLLVTSCVPAEGKTTSSINLAVSLAQTNAKVLLIDADLRRPRLRTIFGMNGRKGLSTFLSREMSEADLLSLVHQHDDSNLYVLASGPVPPNPAELLGSEQMRRMLKMLEPHFTHIVIDSAPVASFTDGVLISSMVDGVLMVVRCGQTPRETLYRSKQMLVAGSANILGVILNQVEMRSPSYYQGYYQQPQIESNAEIGSFVAASAWEPTENPIISDMVPTQTIHADEPETEVVATRVSVHPHMRKHKRRRK from the coding sequence ATGACCTTAAAGGAGCGTTTGGAGTTAGCCCTGGCTCCAAAGACTCTGGCTGGCGGGGGCGTTGAAGCTGAGGCGGAAGATCGGATTCGGCTTCAGGATTATTGGCGCTCAGTTCGCAAACGTCTATGGATGATTGTAGGCATTGCCGCTCTGGTCACGATGTTGGTGACAATTTACATGGCGCGCAAGCCAGACATTTATCAAGCGCAAGGGTTAGTGCAGATAGACCTGGAGGATTTGAATCCTGCGCTGAGCGGGGCGACGAAAAACAGTTCCGTCGTCGTCAACAGCCAGGTGAATGATCCAGCCTATTTCAACACGCAATTGCGCATTCTGACGAGTCCGGGGTTATTGCGCCGTGTCGTCAAAACGCTCGATCTGGAACACAGCGATTCCTTCAATAACCCGAAGGCCACCAATCAGCGTTCGACCTGGCAAAACCTGATGCGCATGGTTGGATTGGGCGACAAAGCCAAAACCAAAGCGCAGGCAGAAGACAATTTGCCACTGACCAGCGAGGTGGCTCCCGCAACTTCCAACACGGATTTGGCGGAAGCCGAGCGCTATCAGCCATACGTAAAAGATTTGCTGGAAGACCTTCAGGTCGAGCCGGTGATCGAAAAACGAATGGGGTTTGGCCGCGATTCCACGCGGCTGATCGAAATTCGATACAAGCATTACGATCCGCGGTTGGCGGCCAAGGTCGTCAATGCTGTTGCCGATGTGCTGGCGCAATCGAATCTGGAAAGAAAAGCCGAAAAGAATGTTTCGACCGGCAGCTTTTTGCAGAAGCGAATTGCGGAATTACAGGCGCAAATTCGCAGCGGCGAAGAGCGTTTGATTGATTACGCCAAGAGCAAGGAAATCCTTTCGCTCGATGCCAGCCAGAACACCGTGGTGGAGCGGTTGATTGGACTCAACAAGGCGCTGCTGGAAGCAGAAAACGAGCGCAAACTGGCCGAAACGGCGTATCAGGCCGCGCTGGCACCCGGCGCGGCAAGCGCGTTGGCGGAAGAAAACACCTCCAAGCAAATTATAGATGTCAGAACCAGATTGGCGGAGCTTTGGCAAAAGCGCGCGCAACTGTTGGTGGAAAACACGGAAGAATGGCCTGAAGTCAAAGAGGTCACACAGCAGATTTCGATCCTGGAAAAAGAGATTGAACAATCGCGCGATCGTTCGACCAACGTATTGCTGACCAATCTGGGAACGCGGTACCGCCAAACGTTGGCTCGCGAGCAGGCTTTGCGAACGGATTTCAACAAACAACGCGGCGAAACCTTGGCGCAAAACGAAGCCGCCGTCAACTACCGGATCATTCAGCAGGAAATCGAAACCAACAAAAATCTGCTGAATGGTTTGCTGCAAAGTTACAGGGAAAACGCAGTGGTTTTGGCGGGAGTGTACAACAACGTTCACATCATTGATTACGCCGTCGCACCCGACAAACCGACCGGCCCGAAACGGCTGCAGGGAGCGGCGTTGGCGTTGCTGCTTTCTCTGCCGACGGGAATCGGCCTGGCGCTGCTCCTGGAGCATTTCAACGACACGGTGCGGTCCGTCGAAGACGTTGAAACCAAATTGCGACTTTCCGCGATGGCTGCCATCCCGATTGCCAAAGGTTCGCGCTTTTCCAACGGGCGTTCAGAATTGTTGCTTAACCGGGCCGAAAACAATTACCTGATGGCGGAGGCTTACAGACAATTACGCACCGCCGTGCTGCTTTCAACGCCCGGGCACGCGCCGAAGACCTTGCTGGTTACTTCCTGCGTGCCCGCCGAAGGCAAGACGACGTCTTCGATCAATTTAGCGGTCAGTTTGGCGCAGACCAACGCAAAGGTTTTATTGATTGATGCCGATTTACGCCGTCCGCGATTGCGAACGATCTTCGGAATGAATGGCAGGAAGGGGCTGAGCACTTTCCTGTCCAGGGAGATGAGCGAAGCGGATTTGCTGTCGCTGGTTCATCAACACGATGACAGCAATTTGTACGTCCTTGCCTCCGGCCCTGTGCCACCCAATCCGGCGGAATTGCTCGGTTCGGAGCAGATGCGGCGAATGCTGAAAATGTTGGAGCCGCACTTTACCCATATCGTGATTGATTCCGCGCCGGTTGCTTCATTTACCGATGGAGTGCTGATTTCCTCAATGGTTGACGGTGTGCTGATGGTGGTTCGCTGCGGACAAACTCCCCGCGAAACTTTGTACCGTTCAAAACAGATGCTGGTGGCGGGAAGCGCAAACATCCTGGGTGTAATTTTGAATCAGGTTGAGATGCGTTCGCCGAGCTATTACCAGGGGTATTACCAGCAACCACAAATCGAATCGAATGCCGAAATTGGCAGCTTTGTTGCCGCTTCGGCTTGGGAGCCAACAGAAAATCCGATCATCTCCGACATGGTGCCAACGCAAACGATACACGCTGATGAGCCTGAAACGGAAGTTGTGGCTACGCGAGTGTCAGTCCACCCCCACATGAGAAAGCATAAGCGCCGCAGAAAATAA
- a CDS encoding polysaccharide biosynthesis/export family protein, which yields MKTQHCQNCVKMRRGSALVALTIAMGVTGMAQVGAGSATSAKGAVIAGAAPQAIQNLDERYRIGPGDVLEIRVFNRPQLSLDAVRVDARGMIRMPLIETDLQAVCRTEADLAREIAERYRKYQRNPQVFVFIKEYNSQPVAVIGAVEKPGRFQLQRQARLLELISSVGGPTDKAGTRIQIAHMGNGLTCNQSGQLVTNEEGLGDFEVYGLAETLQGDYKSNPYVQPGDVITVPEADQVFVVGNVYKPSPIFLKTQVTVSQAIASAGGALPDSNLNRIRIIRQDPNKRSKTELFVSLTAISRQQAEDPLLQPGDIVEVGTLAGRRFMRNVLGGAGPTLTSLPLYVFR from the coding sequence ATGAAAACACAGCACTGTCAAAACTGCGTCAAGATGCGAAGGGGATCGGCGTTGGTCGCGCTTACCATTGCAATGGGTGTGACAGGAATGGCTCAGGTGGGTGCAGGAAGCGCGACCTCGGCGAAGGGAGCCGTTATCGCAGGGGCGGCTCCCCAAGCGATTCAGAATTTGGACGAACGGTACCGAATTGGGCCAGGCGACGTGTTGGAAATTCGTGTTTTCAATCGCCCTCAACTTTCGCTGGACGCAGTTCGCGTGGATGCTCGCGGAATGATCCGTATGCCATTGATTGAAACCGATCTGCAGGCTGTGTGCCGCACGGAAGCCGATCTGGCAAGAGAAATTGCCGAAAGGTATCGAAAGTATCAGAGGAACCCGCAAGTTTTTGTATTTATCAAGGAGTACAACTCGCAGCCGGTTGCCGTAATTGGCGCCGTCGAAAAACCAGGACGCTTTCAGCTCCAGCGCCAGGCGAGGTTGTTGGAACTGATTTCTTCAGTCGGAGGCCCCACCGATAAAGCAGGAACGCGAATTCAGATTGCTCATATGGGTAACGGTTTGACTTGCAATCAATCCGGCCAACTCGTGACCAACGAAGAAGGGCTGGGAGATTTCGAGGTTTACGGATTGGCCGAAACCTTGCAAGGAGATTACAAATCGAACCCCTATGTTCAGCCTGGAGACGTCATTACCGTCCCCGAAGCGGATCAGGTGTTTGTTGTCGGGAACGTGTACAAACCTTCGCCGATTTTTCTAAAAACGCAGGTTACAGTTTCGCAGGCCATCGCTTCGGCAGGAGGCGCTCTGCCAGACAGTAACCTGAATCGAATTCGCATTATCCGCCAGGATCCGAATAAACGTAGCAAAACCGAATTGTTCGTGAGCCTGACGGCCATCAGCCGACAGCAAGCGGAAGACCCGTTGTTGCAACCAGGAGACATTGTCGAAGTTGGCACGCTCGCTGGCAGAAGATTCATGCGGAATGTTCTGGGCGGAGCTGGCCCAACCTTGACCAGCTTGCCGTTGTACGTCTTTCGTTAA
- a CDS encoding AAA family ATPase: protein MKLDTGKLAIPAEIQHVSRPRLLDVLQGSLASCCATIINGRAGTGKTTLAADFAQRCNRSVAWYKVDATDSRLSVFLEYLMASVEYERQGFGAKTRKHFSGMADEFSLCKLVEAFAYDLESEVKPLLLVLDDLHLIYDAEWFSPFIHRLLPLLPTEVHLLILGRGLPPAPLWRLRSKQRLSVINEEMLAFTQSEAEALFSLYGLSSEQAKIAFEQTGGRADDLHAKAVRRWSPISEFKYGLVV from the coding sequence ATGAAATTAGACACCGGAAAGTTAGCCATTCCTGCGGAAATTCAACATGTTTCTCGGCCTCGCTTGCTTGATGTCTTGCAAGGAAGCCTTGCTTCCTGTTGTGCCACTATCATTAATGGTCGGGCAGGAACAGGTAAGACCACATTGGCAGCGGATTTTGCACAGCGATGCAACCGATCAGTGGCTTGGTATAAAGTTGATGCGACTGATTCCAGGTTATCCGTTTTCTTAGAATACTTAATGGCAAGCGTTGAATATGAGCGTCAAGGATTTGGTGCAAAAACAAGAAAACATTTTTCTGGAATGGCAGACGAGTTCAGTCTGTGTAAATTAGTAGAAGCTTTTGCCTACGATTTAGAGAGTGAAGTAAAGCCGCTGCTTTTGGTTTTGGACGATTTGCATCTAATTTACGATGCGGAGTGGTTTTCACCATTTATCCATCGTCTTCTTCCTTTGCTGCCGACCGAAGTTCACCTGTTGATTTTAGGGCGAGGATTGCCACCCGCGCCGCTTTGGCGACTGCGTTCAAAGCAGCGGCTATCCGTGATTAATGAAGAGATGCTTGCTTTCACGCAATCCGAGGCGGAAGCGCTGTTTTCCCTTTATGGGCTGAGCAGCGAGCAAGCCAAAATAGCTTTTGAACAAACAGGCGGGCGTGCAGATGATCTGCACGCAAAGGCGGTCCGAAGATGGTCGCCGATCTCAGAATTTAAGTACGGTTTGGTAGTCTGA